Proteins co-encoded in one Cercospora beticola chromosome 7, complete sequence genomic window:
- a CDS encoding uncharacterized protein (CAZy:GH16) — MINMKYSIPWYLGLTTLVTTSASAQWVSTTTYTFSGNTLPTGLIASSDLIGDTADPSSTATYNHQFNTSNVQISDNFLHLIVPSNQTTSPIQCAEISTQISNILYASVRTSAILTNESGICNGMFFYHSDSQEIDIEWISDPDSVSNDNGTRVMQYTNQGQHGTEDAVEVNGVAPEDATTEVHEYRVDWVEGKSRFFVDGVFQQEMEMNVPTTGGQWVWNAWTNGDPSFTVGPPVNDAVFKIQKIVMMYNTTDDAGQQEGSSSGSGRVWPVLCGLVVTLLSLALMMC; from the exons ATGATCAACATGAAATACTCCATACCATGGTATCTAGGACTCACAACCCTAGTCACAACATCCGCCTCTGCCCAATGGGTCTCAACCACAACCTACACCTTCTCAGGCAACACACTTCCCACAGGCCTCATCGCCTCCTCCGACTTAATCGGAGACACCGCAGACCCCTCCTCAACAGCAACCTACAACCATCAATTCAACACCTCCAATGTTCAAATCTCAGATAATTTCCTCCACCTCATCGTCCCAAGCAACCAAACCACCTCTCCAATCCAATGCGCCGAAATCTCAACACAAATTTCCAACATCTTATACGCCAGCGTCCGTACTTCGGCAATCTTGACGAACGAATCCGGAATTTGTAATGGGATGTTCTTCTACCATTCTGATAGTCAAGAAATCGATATTGAGTGGATTAGTGATCCGGATTCTGTGTCGAATGATAATGGGACGAGAGTTATGCAGTATACGAATCAAGGACAGCATGGGACGGAAGACGCGGTAGAGGTGAATGGTGTTGCGCCGGAGGACGCTACGACAGAGGTGCATGAGTATCGAGTTGATTGGGTGGAAGGGAAGAGTAGGTTTTTTGTTGATGGGGTGTTTCAgcaggagatggagatgaatgTGCCTACTACGGGGGGACAGTGGGTTTGGAATGCTTGGAC GAATGGTGATCCTTCGTTTACTGTTGGACCGCCGGTGAATGATGCTGTGTTTAAGATACAGAAGATTGTGATGATGTATAATACTACTGATGATGCTGGTCAGCAGGAGGGCTCAAGCTCTGGCAGTGGGCGAGTATGGCCTGTGCTATGTGGTCTTGTCGTGACACTGCTCAGCTTGGCTTTGATGATGTGTTAG
- a CDS encoding uncharacterized protein (CAZy:GH105) — translation MKLLSLLAPAVVAAQLTPEDYLKWTADTHIKEGVKKDYHYTTSVLYTGYEFAIDLTGNETLVDWYRSQIDGAVVLDNGTIYDWNYTYYSLDDYRMANNYLWWYDRTGEEKYKSAAEIVRRQLDRHPRNDEGGFNHRYPIYEHQMWLDGIFMADSFYARWTAKFDCENQTAWDDIVNQFDLIEKYTRNHTTGLLVHGYDESKSKVWADPITGAAPHVWSRAVGWYFIALLEVIPLLPASHPGKARLTEYFTTLAAAIKAHQDAESNGWWLIMNDPYPGAEGNYIESSASAMFTYGLLKGIEDGYISKDEYYPGAVKGYELLTDRFVVENQNGTLRWEGTVAVGSLSGNGTYEYYIGVPLAVNDYKGVGPFMYASQPSLWS, via the exons ATGAAGCTCCTCTCGCTGCTTGCGCCAGCTGTCGTTGCAGCACAGTTGACTCCAGAAGATTACCTCAAATGGACTGCCGACACACACATCAAGGAAGGTGTGAAGAAGGACTACCACTACACTACTTCGGTCCTCTACACCGGCTATGAATTCGCCATCGACTTGACTGGCAACGAGACCTTGGTCGACTGGTACCGCTCTCAAATCGATGGCGCCGTGGTCCTGGACAATGGCACCATCTACGACTGGAACTACACCTACTACTCACTCGACGACTACCGCATGGCGAACAACTACCTCTGGTGGTACGACCGCACCGGCGAGGAGAAGTACAAGAGCGCCGCAGAGATTGTCCGCCGCCAACTGGATCGCCACCCACGCAATGACGAAGGTGGTTTCAATCACCGCTACCCCATCTACGAACACCAAATGTGGCTCGATGGTATCTTCATGGCAGACTCCTTCTATGCTAGATGGACTGCCAAATTCGACTGCGAGAACCAGACTGCATGGGATGACATCGTGAATCAATTCGATCTCATTGAGAAGTACACTCGCAACCACACCACTGGCCTCTTGGTTCACGGCTACGatgagagcaagagcaaagtATGGGCTGATCCTATCACGGGAGCTGCGCCACACGTATGGTCGCGAGCAGTTGGATGGTACTTCATTGCCCTCTTGGAAGTcattcctcttctcccaGCTTCACACCCGGGCAAGGCGAGATTGACTGAGTACTTCACGACTTTGGCAGCCGCAATCAAGGCCCATCAAGACGCAGAGTCTAATGGCTGGTGGTTGATCATGAACGACCCTTACCCAGGAGCAGAGGGCAACTACATCGAGAGCTCCGCTAGTGCCATGTTCACATACGGCCTGCTCAAGGGCATTGAGGATGGATATATCTCCAAGGACGAGTACTACCCAGGTGCAGTCAAGGGCTACGAGCTTCTGACTGACAGATTCGTTGTTGAGAACCAGAATGGTACTCTCAGGTGGGAAGGTACCGTTGCTGTGGGAAGCTTGAGCGGAAATGGAACATACGAG TACTACATCGGTGTTCCTCTTGCTGTGAACGACTACAAGGGTGTTGGACCATTCATGTATGCGAGCCAGCCTTCGCTGTGGTCCTAG
- the FAL1 gene encoding RNA helicase produces the protein MADEGGIDRKAEERMEFSTSKEVSVAPTFEAMHLKDNLLRGIYAYGFESPSAVQSRAIVQVCKGRDTIAQAQSGTGKTATFSISILQVINTAVRETQALVLSPTRELATQSQSVILALGDYMNVQCHACIGGTNVGEDIRKLDYGQHVVSGTPGRVADMIRRRNLRTRHIKMLVLDEADELLNRGFREQIYDVYRYLPPATQVVVVSATLPYDVLDMTTKFMTDPVRILVKRDELTLEGLKQYFIAVEKEEWKFDTLCDLYDTLTITQAVIFCNTRRKVDWLTDKMRDANFTVSSMHGEMPQKERDAIMGEFRQGNSRVLISTDVWARGIDVQQVSLVINYDLPSNRENYIHRIGRSGRFGRKGVAINFVTSDDVRILRDIELYYSTQIDEMPMNVADLLS, from the exons ATGGCCGACGAAGGAGGAATCGACCGCAAGGCGGAGGAGCGCATGGAGTTCTCCACGTCCAAGGAGGTGTCCGTTGCGCCGACCTTCGAGGCGATGCATCTCAAGGACAATCTACTGCGCGGTATCTACGCCTACGGCTTCGAATCGCCCTCGGCCGTACAGTCGCGTGCCATCGTGCAAGTCTGCAAAGGCCGCGACACCATCGCTCAAGCGCAGTCGGGAACGGGAAAGACGGCGACATTCAGCATTTCCATCCTGCAGGTCATCAATACCGCCGTGCGCGAAACCCAAGCCCTCGTTCTATCGCCCACGCGCGAACTCGCAACCCAGTCGCAGTCCGTCATCCTGGCTTTGGGCGACTACATGAATGTGCAGTGTCACGCCTGTATCGGAGGCACGAATGTCGGAGAGGACATCCGCAAACTGGACTATGGCCAGCACGTTGTGTCAGGCACACCGGGCAGAGTCGCTGACATGATCCGACGACGCAACTTGCGCACGCGTCACATCAAGATGCTGGTCCTGGACGAGGCCGACGAGCTTCTGAATCGCGGCTTCCGAGAACAAATCTACGACGTGTATCGCTACCTGCCGCCAGCAACTCAGGTCGTCGTTGTGTCGGCCACGCTCCCATACGATGTCCTCGACATGACGACCAAGTTTATGACCGATCCCGTTCGCATTCTGGTCAAGCGCGACGAGTTGACTCTGGAAGGCCTCAAGCAGTATTTTATTGCTGTCGAGAAAGAGGAGTGGAAATTCGATACCTTGTGCGATCTCTACGACACTCTGACCATTACGCAAGCCGTCATCTTCTGTAACACGAGGAGAAAGGTCGATTGGCTGACCGACAAGATGCGTGATGCCAACTTCACAGTGTCCAGCATGCACGGCGAAATGCCTCAGAAGGAACGCGACGCTATCATGGGCGAATTCCGACAGGGCAATAGCAGAGTGCTGATCAGCACCGATGTCTGGGCTCGCGGTATTGACGTGCAGCAAGTCAGCTTGGTTATCAACTACGACCTGCCATCAAATCGTGAAAACTACATCCACCGCATCGGTCGATCCGGTCGTTTTGGACGCAAGGGCGTGGCCATCAACTTCGTTACGAGCGACGATGTCCGCATCCTGCGTGATATTGAGT TGTACTACTCGACCCAGATCGACGAGATGCCAATGAACGTGGCAGACTTGCTCTCTTGA
- a CDS encoding 60S ribosomal protein uL4 (BUSCO:EOG0926354S), with protein sequence MASRPTVTIIGADGAPSQDTHPLPNVFKAPIRPDIVQTVHTGMAKNKRQPYAVSEKAGHQTSAESWGTGRAVARIPRVSGGGTHRAGQAAFGNMCRSGRMFAPTKVWRKWHQKINLNQKRFATASAIAASSSAALLLARGHRVNEVPEVPLVVSSTAFSNAAVKKTSAAVALLKSVGAGPDLEHVKNSRKIRAGKGKLRNRRHTQRRGPLVIYEPEKDGKELVRAFRNIPGVETCTVYSLNLLQLAPGGHLGRFIVWTSAAFAALDSVYGSTTEPSALKRDFLLPQNTVAQADIAKIINSSEIQSVLRPVKGGAITKRTVVQKKNPLKNKQVLLRLNPYAKAYSSEGLGHVKSTDKPIVKDQAFEATLHEN encoded by the exons ATGGCCAGCCGACCGACCGTGACCATCATTGGCGCCGACGGTGCTCCTTCCCAGGACACCCACCCGCTCCCAAATGTCTTCAAGGCGCCAATCCGCCCGGACATTGTCCA GACGGTTCACACTGGCATGGCCAAGAACAAGCGCCAGCCATACGCCGTGAGCGAGAAGGCCGGTCACCAGACCTCTGCTGAGTCGTGGGGAACTG GTCGCGCTGTCGCCCGTATTCCTCGTGTCAGCGGTGGTGGTACTCACCGCGCTGGTCAGGCCGCCTTCGGTAACATGTGCCGTTCTGGACGCATGTTCGCACCAACCAAGGTCTGGCGCAAGTGGCACCAGAAGATCAACCTCAACCAGAAGCGCTTCGCGACTGCCTCTGCCATcgctgcttcttcgagcgctgctcttctcctcgcccgcGGCCACCGCGTCAACGAGGTCCCAGAGGTCCCACTCGTCGTTTCTTCCAccgccttctccaacgccgctgtgaagaagacctcCGCTGCCGTCGCTCTCCTCAAGTCCGTCGGTGCTGGTCCAGACCTCGAGCACGTCAAGAACTCCCGCAAGATCCGTGCTGGTAAGGGTAAGCTGAGGAACCGCCGCCACACTCAGCGCCGCGGTCCTCTTGTCATCTACGAGCCAGAGAAGGATGGCAAGGAGCTTGTGCGCGCTTTCCGCAACATCCCAGGTGTTGAGACTTGCACTGTCTACTCTctcaacctcctccagctcgcTCCAGGTGGTCACCTCGGCCGATTCATCGTCTGGACCTCTGCTGCTTTCGCCGCCCTCGACAGCGTCTACGGTAGCACCACCGAGCCTTCGGCACTCAAGCgcgacttcctcctcccacaAAACACCGTCGCACAGGCAGATATTGCCAAGAtcatcaacagcagcgaAATCCAGAGCGTGCTCCGACCTGTCAAGGGTGGTGCCATCACCAAGCGCACTGTTGTGCAAAAGAAGAACCCGCTCAAGAACAAGCAGGTCCTGCTCCGCCTCAACCCATATGCCAAGGCCTACTCAAGCGAAGGTCTCGGTCACGTCAAGAGCACCGACAAGCCGATCGTCAAGGACCAGGCTTTCGAGGCTACTCTCCACGAGAACTAA
- a CDS encoding uncharacterized protein (CAZy:AA11) produces the protein MFSKSFLTAAAACSLLVSSVNAHMVIVSPVPYGVDSLNNSPLEPDGSDFPCKQRSGVYDISQVNQIPVGVPQKLSFKGGATHGGGSCQLSVTLDKNPTKDSKWKVIHTILGGCPNSKAGNADGSPNYEGNPTFEYTMPKGMPNGQYTMAWTWFNKIGNREMYMNCAPIEVSGGADNDEVLNTLPDMFVANIGNGCTTDESQDFVFPQCGLNVETAQNTALGSKTQGTCAAATGGAGGGSGYSAPASSPAAPTGYGSASSAAPAAPSYGSGSGSGAGSSPAPSAPSYGSGPSAAPNAPSYGGASHAAPQAPAPTGYGSGSASSVEGGGAAGGIATTYEVHTATEIRTITADGPAPTGYTPPAGPGGNSGGSPPSYGGSNKGKVSSDSGSSSGGSSESSDNSTSPSTSSGAIACTTQDEIICMPGNKFGICDNGFAVPMALSQGTACSNGVVSKRSNFSRHLRQHLKPHGSKFR, from the coding sequence ATGTTCTCCAAATCATTCCTTACCGCAGCTGCGGCTTGCAGCCTGCTTGTTTCTTCCGTCAATGCCCATATGGTCATTGTCAGTCCTGTACCCTATGGCGTGGACAGCCTCAACAACAGCCCTCTCGAACCAGATGGATCCGACTTTCCATGCAAACAGCGATCTGGCGTCTACGATATCAGCCAGGTGAACCAGATCCCCGTTGGTGTACCACAAAAGCTTTCTTTCAAGGGAGGTGCTACCCACGGCGGTGGCTCCTGCCAGCTCTCAGTCACTCTCGACAAGAACCCCACCAAGGATAGCAAGTGGAAGGTCATTCACACCATTCTTGGTGGCTGCCCGAATTCGAAGGCCGGCAACGCCGATGGTTCTCCAAACTATGAGGGCAACCCAACCTTCGAATACACCATGCCAAAAGGCATGCCAAACGGACAGTACACCATGGCGTGGACGTGGTTCAACAAGATCGGCAACCGAGAGATGTACATGAACTGCGCGCCAATCGAAGTCTCTGGCGGTGCGGATAACGACGAGGTTCTCAACACTCTTCCTGATATGTTCGTCGCAAACATTGGCAATGGCTGCACTACCGACGAGAGCCAGGACTTTGTCTTCCCACAATGCGGACTGAATGTTGAAACTGCACAGAACACTGCTCTTGGCAGCAAGACACAGGGCACATGTGCCGCTGCGACTGGCGGCGCAGGTGGTGGCTCTGGATACTCAGCTCCAGCTAGCTCTCCAGCTGCACCAACTGGATATGGCTCTGCTTCAAGCGCTGCCCCTGCCGCTCCAAGCTATGGCTCAGGCTCTGGTTCCGGTGCTGGCTCCAGCCCTGCGCCTTCCGCACCAAGCTACGGCTCTGGCCCATCCGCTGCTCCCAACGCACCTTCGTATGGTGGAGCCTCTCATGCTGCTCCTCAAGCACCTGCTCCTACAGGCTATGGTAGCGGCAGTGCGAGCAGCGTCGAAGGCGGTGGTGCAGCAGGCGGCATCGCCACCACATACGAGGTCCACACTGCTACCGAAATCAGGACTATCACTGCCGACGGACCAGCACCAACTGGATACACTCCGCCAGCCGGCCCAGGCGGCAACTCCGGAGGTAGCCCTCCAAGTTACGGCGGCTCCAACAAGGGCAAAGTCTCTTCCGACTCTGGCTCATCGTCAGGCGGATCGTCCGAGTCGTCCGACAACAGCACTTCGCCATCGACATCTTCCGGCGCCATCGCTTGCACGACACAAGACGAAATCATCTGCATGCCTGGCAACAAGTTTGGCATTTGCGACAATGGCTTCGCTGTGCCAATGGCTCTTTCTCAGGGCACAGCATGCTCCAATGGCGTCGTTTCAAAGCGAAGCAATTTCAGCCGCCACCTTCGCCAACACCTCAAACCCCACGGCTCCAAGTTCCGCTAG